The proteins below are encoded in one region of Conger conger chromosome 17, fConCon1.1, whole genome shotgun sequence:
- the insig2 gene encoding insulin-induced gene 2 protein isoform X1: MEDASKVKGQQEKGNEDSDESDPKARGPYIAVVTNRTVNLVIRGVMLFSVGVFLALVLNLMQVQKGITLFPSDIIGSIFSSAWWMPPCFGTASAMVGLLYPCVDSRLGEPHQLKREWSSVMRCVAVFVGINHASAKVDFANGVQLSLTLAALAVGLWWTFDRSRSGLGLGVSIALLASLTTQLLGYSGVFQYASPDSLYIRSWLPCIFFAGAITMGNIGRQLAMYECKVVQEKTHQD; encoded by the exons GATGAGTCCGACCCGAAGGCCCGGGGGCCATACATTGCGGTCGTCACCAACCGGACAGTGAACCTGGTCATCCGCGGAGTCATGCTGTTCTCAGTGGGAGTGTTCTTGGCCCTGGTGCTCAACCTGATGCAGGTCCAGAAGGGCATCACCCTGTTCCCGTCCGACATCATTGGGAGCATCTTCTCATCCGCCTGGTGGATGCCCCCCTGTTTCGGAACAGCCTCAG CCATGGTGGGCCTGCTGTACCCCTGCGTTGACAGCCGGCTGGGCGAGCCCCACCAGTTGAAGCGCGAGTGGTCCAGCGTGATGCGCTGCGTCGCCGTCTTCGTGGGCATCAACCACGCCAGCGCC AAGGTGGACTTTGCGAACGGCGTGCAGCTGTCCCTGACGCTGGCCGCCCTGGCGGTGGGGCTGTGGTGGACGTTCGACCGCTCCCGCAGCGGACTGGGGCTGGGCGTCAGCATCGCCCTCCTCGCCTCCCTcaccacacagctgctggggtACAGCGGAGTGTTCCA gtACGCTTCTCCAGATTCCCTCTACATACGCTCCTGGCTACCCTGCATCTTCTTCGCTGGAGCCATAACCATGGGAAACATAGGACGTCAGCTTGCAATG TATGAATGCAAAGTTGTTCAGGAGAAGACTCATCAAGACTAA
- the insig2 gene encoding insulin-induced gene 2 protein isoform X2: MEDASKVKGQQEKGNEDSDESDPKARGPYIAVVTNRTVNLVIRGVMLFSVGVFLALVLNLMQVQKGITLFPSDIIGSIFSSAWWMPPCFGTASAMVGLLYPCVDSRLGEPHQLKREWSSVMRCVAVFVGINHASAKVDFANGVQLSLTLAALAVGLWWTFDRSRSGLGLGVSIALLASLTTQLLGYASPDSLYIRSWLPCIFFAGAITMGNIGRQLAMYECKVVQEKTHQD, from the exons GATGAGTCCGACCCGAAGGCCCGGGGGCCATACATTGCGGTCGTCACCAACCGGACAGTGAACCTGGTCATCCGCGGAGTCATGCTGTTCTCAGTGGGAGTGTTCTTGGCCCTGGTGCTCAACCTGATGCAGGTCCAGAAGGGCATCACCCTGTTCCCGTCCGACATCATTGGGAGCATCTTCTCATCCGCCTGGTGGATGCCCCCCTGTTTCGGAACAGCCTCAG CCATGGTGGGCCTGCTGTACCCCTGCGTTGACAGCCGGCTGGGCGAGCCCCACCAGTTGAAGCGCGAGTGGTCCAGCGTGATGCGCTGCGTCGCCGTCTTCGTGGGCATCAACCACGCCAGCGCC AAGGTGGACTTTGCGAACGGCGTGCAGCTGTCCCTGACGCTGGCCGCCCTGGCGGTGGGGCTGTGGTGGACGTTCGACCGCTCCCGCAGCGGACTGGGGCTGGGCGTCAGCATCGCCCTCCTCGCCTCCCTcaccacacagctgctggg gtACGCTTCTCCAGATTCCCTCTACATACGCTCCTGGCTACCCTGCATCTTCTTCGCTGGAGCCATAACCATGGGAAACATAGGACGTCAGCTTGCAATG TATGAATGCAAAGTTGTTCAGGAGAAGACTCATCAAGACTAA